The following proteins come from a genomic window of Emys orbicularis isolate rEmyOrb1 chromosome 25, rEmyOrb1.hap1, whole genome shotgun sequence:
- the CALCOCO2 gene encoding calcium-binding and coiled-coil domain-containing protein 2 isoform X1 translates to MDETLDEPPTSAVFLDNCHFSQVIFNNVEKFYIPGGDITCFYTLTQHITPRRKDWVGIFRVGWKTTREYYTFMWAPFPSDLSGDSIVQQQIQFRAYYLPKDDEYYQFCYVDEEGVVRGASVPFQFRAETEDDILVVTTQGEVEEIEQQNKDLVKENKELKESCLCLQKQNLGLQEELRLAQEKMKELEGEVCFLQTGNLELRRAQELQAGEMNSAQMNLASIREQNIKLGKENQELQKGLESLRSSCEKLELEGNFLKEETKRLTEQNGCRESELQQFKEHNQEVSSEKEQLESRLKTTLDHMDQLQSQVLNQEKEMENLLRMDHDKTEQLEHLKEENRQLRITLAEQKEQEEKLEQCLEDLKHQNHDITKELEEKNHLFQLLQRKKDEIEEKNLRLRQENNELLMRLSESPDYSARVAVPSAQVPTRSPESADLLFGNPYYNSLETSAVNMPPVKKCPLCHEVFSDDIAPRQYEDHVRSHILDCPFCDETFEDKQVYDDHVYCHSLE, encoded by the exons ATGGACGAGACCTTAGATGAACCTCCCACTTCTGCTGTCTTCTTGGACAACTGCCACTTCTCCCAGGTTATCTTTAATAACGTGGAGAAGTTTTACATCCCCGGAGGAGACATAACCTGCTTTTATACCCTCACGCAACACATCACACCTCGCAGAAAGGACTGGGTGGGCATTTTCCGG GTGGGATGGAAAACAACCCGCGAATATTACACCTTCATGTGGGCTCCTTTCCCGAGTGACCTCAGCGGTGATTCTATCGTGCAGCAGCAAATTCAGTTTCGAG CCTACTACCTGCCGAAAGATGACGAATATTACCAGTTCTGTTACGTTGACGAGGAGGGGGTGGTCCGTGGAGCCAGCGTACCTTTCCAGTTCCGGGCAGAGACTGAGGATGATATCCTGGTGGTTACTACACAG GGAGAAGTGGAGGAGATTGAGCAACAAAACAAGGATTTAGTTAAAGAAAACAAGGAACTGAAGGAAAGCTGCCTGTGTCTCCAGAAACAGAACCTGGGTCTGCAGGAGGAGCTCCGGCTGGCACAG GAGAAGATGAAGGAGCTAGAGGGAGAAGTCTGTTTCTTGCAGACTGGGAACTTGGAGCTGCGGAGAGCTCAGGAGCTACAGGCCGGAGAGATGAACTCTGCCCAGATGAATTTGGCTTCAATTAGGGAACAGAACATAAAACTTGGAAAGGAAAATCAG GAGCTGCAGAAAGGACTGGAGTCTCTGAGGAGCAGCTGTGAGAAATTGGAGCTGGAAGGAAATTTCCTGAAAGAGGAGACCAAGCGGCTGACGGAGCAGAATGGCTGCAGAGAGAGCGAGCTGCAGCA ATTCAAAGAACACAACCAAGAAGTGTCATCTGAAAAGGAACAGCTAGAAAGCAGATTGAAAACTACCCTGGATCACATGGACCAGCTGCAG TCACAGGTGTTGAATCAAGAGAAGGAAATGGAAAACCTGCTTCGGATGGACCATGACAAGACTGAGCAGCTGGAGCATTTGAAGGAGGAGAATCGTCAGTTACGCATTACTTTGGCTGAACAG AAAGAGCAGGAAGAGAAGCTGGAACAGTGTCTGGAGGATCTGAAG CATCAAAACCACGATATAACAAAGGAACTCGAGGAGAAGAACCATTTGTTTCAGCTTCTTCAGCGGAAAAAGGATGAAATTGAGGAGAAAAATCTG AGACTAAGGCAAGAGAACAACGAGCTGCTGATGCGCCTCTCTGAGAGCCCAGATTATTCTGCCCGGGTTGCTGTCCCGTCGGCGCAAGTTCCAACTCGGTCTCCAGAAAGTGCAGACCTTTTGTTTGGGAACCCGTACTATA ACTCCCTAGAAACAAGTGCTGTGAACATG CCCCCTGTGAAGAAATGCCCCCTGTGTCATGAGGTCTTTTCTGATGACATTGCGCCACGTCAGTACGAGGACCATGTGCGAAGCCACATTCTGGATTGCCCGTTCTGTGACGAGACCTTTGAGGATAAGCAGGTGTATGATGATCATGTGTACTGCCACAGCCTGGAATAA
- the CALCOCO2 gene encoding calcium-binding and coiled-coil domain-containing protein 2 isoform X3 translates to MDETLDEPPTSAVFLDNCHFSQVIFNNVEKFYIPGGDITCFYTLTQHITPRRKDWVGIFRVGWKTTREYYTFMWAPFPSDLSGDSIVQQQIQFRAYYLPKDDEYYQFCYVDEEGVVRGASVPFQFRAETEDDILVVTTQGEVEEIEQQNKDLVKENKELKESCLCLQKQNLGLQEELRLAQEKMKELEGEVCFLQTGNLELRRAQELQAGEMNSAQMNLASIREQNIKLGKENQELQKGLESLRSSCEKLELEGNFLKEETKRLTEQNGCRESELQQFKEHNQEVSSEKEQLESRLKTTLDHMDQLQSQVLNQEKEMENLLRMDHDKTEQLEHLKEENRQLRITLAEQKEQEEKLEQCLEDLKVTEASMALHLQHKQHQNHDITKELEEKNHLFQLLQRKKDEIEEKNLRLRQENNELLMRLSESPDYSARVAVPSAQVPTRSPESADLLFGNPYYNSLETSAVNMPPVKKCPLCHEVFSDDIAPRQYEDHVRSHILDCPFCDETFEDKQVYDDHVYCHSLE, encoded by the exons ATGGACGAGACCTTAGATGAACCTCCCACTTCTGCTGTCTTCTTGGACAACTGCCACTTCTCCCAGGTTATCTTTAATAACGTGGAGAAGTTTTACATCCCCGGAGGAGACATAACCTGCTTTTATACCCTCACGCAACACATCACACCTCGCAGAAAGGACTGGGTGGGCATTTTCCGG GTGGGATGGAAAACAACCCGCGAATATTACACCTTCATGTGGGCTCCTTTCCCGAGTGACCTCAGCGGTGATTCTATCGTGCAGCAGCAAATTCAGTTTCGAG CCTACTACCTGCCGAAAGATGACGAATATTACCAGTTCTGTTACGTTGACGAGGAGGGGGTGGTCCGTGGAGCCAGCGTACCTTTCCAGTTCCGGGCAGAGACTGAGGATGATATCCTGGTGGTTACTACACAG GGAGAAGTGGAGGAGATTGAGCAACAAAACAAGGATTTAGTTAAAGAAAACAAGGAACTGAAGGAAAGCTGCCTGTGTCTCCAGAAACAGAACCTGGGTCTGCAGGAGGAGCTCCGGCTGGCACAG GAGAAGATGAAGGAGCTAGAGGGAGAAGTCTGTTTCTTGCAGACTGGGAACTTGGAGCTGCGGAGAGCTCAGGAGCTACAGGCCGGAGAGATGAACTCTGCCCAGATGAATTTGGCTTCAATTAGGGAACAGAACATAAAACTTGGAAAGGAAAATCAG GAGCTGCAGAAAGGACTGGAGTCTCTGAGGAGCAGCTGTGAGAAATTGGAGCTGGAAGGAAATTTCCTGAAAGAGGAGACCAAGCGGCTGACGGAGCAGAATGGCTGCAGAGAGAGCGAGCTGCAGCA ATTCAAAGAACACAACCAAGAAGTGTCATCTGAAAAGGAACAGCTAGAAAGCAGATTGAAAACTACCCTGGATCACATGGACCAGCTGCAG TCACAGGTGTTGAATCAAGAGAAGGAAATGGAAAACCTGCTTCGGATGGACCATGACAAGACTGAGCAGCTGGAGCATTTGAAGGAGGAGAATCGTCAGTTACGCATTACTTTGGCTGAACAG AAAGAGCAGGAAGAGAAGCTGGAACAGTGTCTGGAGGATCTGAAGGTGACAGAGGCCAGCATGGCTCTTCATCTGCAACATAAGCAG CATCAAAACCACGATATAACAAAGGAACTCGAGGAGAAGAACCATTTGTTTCAGCTTCTTCAGCGGAAAAAGGATGAAATTGAGGAGAAAAATCTG AGACTAAGGCAAGAGAACAACGAGCTGCTGATGCGCCTCTCTGAGAGCCCAGATTATTCTGCCCGGGTTGCTGTCCCGTCGGCGCAAGTTCCAACTCGGTCTCCAGAAAGTGCAGACCTTTTGTTTGGGAACCCGTACTATA ACTCCCTAGAAACAAGTGCTGTGAACATG CCCCCTGTGAAGAAATGCCCCCTGTGTCATGAGGTCTTTTCTGATGACATTGCGCCACGTCAGTACGAGGACCATGTGCGAAGCCACATTCTGGATTGCCCGTTCTGTGACGAGACCTTTGAGGATAAGCAGGTGTATGATGATCATGTGTACTGCCACAGCCTGGAATAA
- the CALCOCO2 gene encoding calcium-binding and coiled-coil domain-containing protein 2 isoform X2, with amino-acid sequence MDETLDEPPTSAVFLDNCHFSQVIFNNVEKFYIPGGDITCFYTLTQHITPRRKDWVGIFRVGWKTTREYYTFMWAPFPSDLSGDSIVQQQIQFRAYYLPKDDEYYQFCYVDEEGVVRGASVPFQFRAETEDDILVVTTQGEVEEIEQQNKDLVKENKELKESCLCLQKQNLGLQEELRLAQEKMKELEGEVCFLQTGNLELRRAQELQAGEMNSAQMNLASIREQNIKLGKENQELQKGLESLRSSCEKLELEGNFLKEETKRLTEQNGCRESELQQFKEHNQEVSSEKEQLESRLKTTLDHMDQLQSQVLNQEKEMENLLRMDHDKTEQLEHLKEENRQLRITLAEQHQNHDITKELEEKNHLFQLLQRKKDEIEEKNLRLRQENNELLMRLSESPDYSARVAVPSAQVPTRSPESADLLFGNPYYNSLETSAVNMPPVKKCPLCHEVFSDDIAPRQYEDHVRSHILDCPFCDETFEDKQVYDDHVYCHSLE; translated from the exons ATGGACGAGACCTTAGATGAACCTCCCACTTCTGCTGTCTTCTTGGACAACTGCCACTTCTCCCAGGTTATCTTTAATAACGTGGAGAAGTTTTACATCCCCGGAGGAGACATAACCTGCTTTTATACCCTCACGCAACACATCACACCTCGCAGAAAGGACTGGGTGGGCATTTTCCGG GTGGGATGGAAAACAACCCGCGAATATTACACCTTCATGTGGGCTCCTTTCCCGAGTGACCTCAGCGGTGATTCTATCGTGCAGCAGCAAATTCAGTTTCGAG CCTACTACCTGCCGAAAGATGACGAATATTACCAGTTCTGTTACGTTGACGAGGAGGGGGTGGTCCGTGGAGCCAGCGTACCTTTCCAGTTCCGGGCAGAGACTGAGGATGATATCCTGGTGGTTACTACACAG GGAGAAGTGGAGGAGATTGAGCAACAAAACAAGGATTTAGTTAAAGAAAACAAGGAACTGAAGGAAAGCTGCCTGTGTCTCCAGAAACAGAACCTGGGTCTGCAGGAGGAGCTCCGGCTGGCACAG GAGAAGATGAAGGAGCTAGAGGGAGAAGTCTGTTTCTTGCAGACTGGGAACTTGGAGCTGCGGAGAGCTCAGGAGCTACAGGCCGGAGAGATGAACTCTGCCCAGATGAATTTGGCTTCAATTAGGGAACAGAACATAAAACTTGGAAAGGAAAATCAG GAGCTGCAGAAAGGACTGGAGTCTCTGAGGAGCAGCTGTGAGAAATTGGAGCTGGAAGGAAATTTCCTGAAAGAGGAGACCAAGCGGCTGACGGAGCAGAATGGCTGCAGAGAGAGCGAGCTGCAGCA ATTCAAAGAACACAACCAAGAAGTGTCATCTGAAAAGGAACAGCTAGAAAGCAGATTGAAAACTACCCTGGATCACATGGACCAGCTGCAG TCACAGGTGTTGAATCAAGAGAAGGAAATGGAAAACCTGCTTCGGATGGACCATGACAAGACTGAGCAGCTGGAGCATTTGAAGGAGGAGAATCGTCAGTTACGCATTACTTTGGCTGAACAG CATCAAAACCACGATATAACAAAGGAACTCGAGGAGAAGAACCATTTGTTTCAGCTTCTTCAGCGGAAAAAGGATGAAATTGAGGAGAAAAATCTG AGACTAAGGCAAGAGAACAACGAGCTGCTGATGCGCCTCTCTGAGAGCCCAGATTATTCTGCCCGGGTTGCTGTCCCGTCGGCGCAAGTTCCAACTCGGTCTCCAGAAAGTGCAGACCTTTTGTTTGGGAACCCGTACTATA ACTCCCTAGAAACAAGTGCTGTGAACATG CCCCCTGTGAAGAAATGCCCCCTGTGTCATGAGGTCTTTTCTGATGACATTGCGCCACGTCAGTACGAGGACCATGTGCGAAGCCACATTCTGGATTGCCCGTTCTGTGACGAGACCTTTGAGGATAAGCAGGTGTATGATGATCATGTGTACTGCCACAGCCTGGAATAA